In Streptomyces alboniger, the following are encoded in one genomic region:
- the whiA gene encoding DNA-binding protein WhiA, protein MAMTAAVKDEISRLPVTRTCCRKAEVSAILRFAGGLHLVSGRIVIEAELDTAMAARRLKRDILEIFGHSSELIVMAPGGLRRGSRYVVRVVAGGDQLARQTGLVDGRGRPIRGLPPQVVSGATCDAEAAWRGAFLAHGSLTEPGRSSSLEVTCPGPEAALALVGAARRLQIAGKAREVRGVDRVVVRDGDAIGALLTRLGAHESVLAWEERRMRREVRATANRLANFDDANLRRSARAAVAAGARVQRALEILGDEVPEHLAAAGRLRMEHKQASLEELGALADPPLTKDAVAGRIRRLLAMADKRAQDLGIPGTESNLTEELADNMAV, encoded by the coding sequence ATGGCGATGACGGCAGCGGTGAAGGACGAGATCTCCCGGCTTCCCGTCACCCGGACCTGCTGCAGGAAGGCAGAGGTCTCGGCGATCCTGCGGTTCGCGGGCGGCCTTCACCTGGTGAGCGGCCGCATCGTGATCGAGGCGGAGCTGGACACCGCGATGGCGGCACGACGCCTGAAGCGGGACATCCTGGAGATCTTCGGGCACAGCTCGGAGCTGATCGTGATGGCCCCCGGCGGCCTGCGGCGCGGTTCGCGTTACGTCGTTCGGGTGGTCGCGGGCGGCGATCAGCTGGCCCGGCAGACGGGCCTCGTGGACGGCCGCGGCCGCCCCATCCGGGGCCTGCCGCCGCAGGTGGTCTCGGGGGCCACCTGCGACGCGGAGGCGGCCTGGCGCGGGGCGTTCCTCGCGCACGGCTCGCTCACCGAGCCCGGCCGCTCATCCTCCCTGGAGGTGACCTGCCCCGGCCCGGAGGCCGCGCTCGCGCTCGTCGGCGCCGCGCGCCGACTCCAGATCGCGGGCAAGGCGCGCGAGGTGCGGGGCGTGGACCGGGTCGTCGTACGCGACGGGGACGCGATCGGCGCGCTGCTCACCCGTCTCGGGGCGCACGAGTCGGTGCTCGCCTGGGAGGAGCGGCGGATGCGGCGCGAGGTGCGTGCCACCGCCAACCGCCTGGCCAACTTCGACGACGCGAACCTGCGCCGCTCGGCGCGCGCGGCCGTCGCCGCCGGTGCCCGCGTGCAGCGCGCCCTGGAGATCCTCGGCGACGAGGTGCCCGAGCACCTGGCGGCCGCGGGACGGCTGCGCATGGAGCACAAGCAGGCCTCCCTGGAGGAGCTGGGCGCCCTCGCCGACCCGCCGCTGACCAAGGACGCCGTCGCGGGCCGCATCCGCCGGCTGCTCGCCATGGCCGACAAGCGGGCCCAGGACCTGGGCATCCCCGGCACGGAGTCCAATCTGACCGAGGAGCTCGCGGACAACATGGCGGTCTGA
- a CDS encoding phosphoglycerate kinase, translating to MKTIDALLAEGVNGKRVFVRADLNVPLADGTITDDGRIRAVLPTVKALADAGAKVVVASHLGRPKGAPDPAFSLLPAAERLGELLGAPVAFAQDTVGPAAHEAVDGLEPGQVAVIENLRFNAGETSKDDADRGEFAEKLAALADVYVGDGFGAVHRKHASVFDLPAKLPHYAGYLIATEVGVLKKLTDDVKRPYAVVLGGAKVSDKLGVIDHLLEKADRILIGGGMAYTFLKAQGHEVGISLLQEDQIPAVKEYMKRAEAKGVEFVLPVDVLVSPDFPDLKTKAPANPTTVAADAIPADQEGLDIGPETRKLYASKLADAATIFWNGPMGVFEHPDYAEGTKAVAQALLDTSAFTVVGGGDSAAAVRTLGFDENAFGHISTGGGASLEYLEGKTLPGLAALEN from the coding sequence GTGAAGACGATCGACGCACTTCTCGCCGAAGGGGTCAACGGCAAGCGGGTGTTCGTCCGCGCCGACCTCAACGTGCCGCTCGCCGACGGCACCATCACCGACGACGGCCGCATCCGCGCCGTCCTGCCGACCGTCAAGGCCCTCGCCGACGCGGGTGCCAAGGTCGTCGTGGCCTCCCACCTGGGCCGCCCCAAGGGCGCCCCGGACCCGGCCTTCTCACTGCTGCCCGCCGCCGAGCGGCTCGGTGAACTCCTGGGCGCGCCCGTCGCGTTCGCGCAGGACACCGTCGGTCCCGCCGCGCACGAGGCGGTGGACGGCCTGGAGCCCGGCCAGGTCGCCGTCATCGAGAACCTCCGCTTCAACGCGGGCGAGACCAGCAAGGACGACGCCGATCGCGGCGAGTTCGCCGAGAAGCTCGCCGCCCTCGCGGACGTCTACGTGGGCGACGGCTTCGGCGCCGTGCACCGCAAGCACGCCTCGGTCTTCGACCTGCCGGCCAAGCTGCCGCACTACGCCGGCTACCTCATCGCCACCGAGGTCGGCGTCCTGAAGAAGCTCACCGACGACGTGAAGCGGCCGTACGCGGTGGTCCTCGGCGGCGCCAAGGTCTCCGACAAGCTCGGCGTGATCGACCACCTCCTGGAGAAGGCCGACCGCATCCTCATCGGCGGCGGCATGGCCTACACCTTCCTCAAGGCCCAGGGCCACGAGGTCGGCATCTCACTCCTCCAGGAGGACCAGATCCCGGCGGTCAAGGAGTACATGAAGCGGGCCGAGGCGAAGGGCGTCGAGTTCGTCCTCCCCGTCGACGTGCTGGTCTCCCCGGACTTCCCGGACCTGAAGACCAAGGCCCCGGCCAACCCGACCACGGTCGCGGCGGACGCCATCCCCGCCGACCAGGAGGGTCTCGACATCGGTCCCGAGACCCGTAAGCTCTACGCCTCGAAGCTCGCCGACGCGGCCACCATCTTCTGGAACGGCCCGATGGGCGTCTTCGAGCACCCCGACTACGCCGAGGGCACCAAGGCGGTCGCCCAGGCGCTTCTCGACACCTCGGCCTTCACGGTCGTCGGCGGTGGCGACAGCGCCGCGGCCGTGCGGACCCTGGGCTTCGACGAGAACGCATTCGGCCACATTTCCACCGGTGGTGGCGCCTCCCTCGAATACCTCGAGGGCAAGACGCTCCCCGGCCTCGCGGCACTGGAGAACTGA
- the rapZ gene encoding RNase adapter RapZ produces the protein MSEHDEGGEQVSAGTPIETPGVPEAAIPELVIISGMSGAGRSTAAKCLEDLGWFVVDNLPPALIPTMVELGARSQGNVARIAVVVDVRGRRFFDNLRESLAELESKNVTRRIVFLESSDEALVRRFESVRRPHPLQGDGRIVDGIAAERDLLRELRGDADLVIDTSSLNVHELRAKMDASFAGEEEPELRATVMSFGFKYGLPVDADLVVDMRFLPNPHWVPELRQYTGLNEEVAAYVFNQPGAKEFLDRYAELLQLIAAGYRREGKRYVTIAVGCTGGKHRSVAMSEKLAARLASEGVETVMVHRDMGRE, from the coding sequence ATGAGCGAGCACGACGAAGGTGGAGAGCAAGTGAGTGCGGGCACGCCCATCGAGACGCCAGGGGTGCCGGAGGCGGCGATCCCCGAACTGGTGATCATCTCCGGCATGTCGGGCGCCGGACGCAGTACGGCCGCCAAGTGCCTGGAGGACCTCGGCTGGTTCGTGGTCGACAACCTGCCGCCCGCGCTGATCCCCACGATGGTGGAGCTCGGAGCCCGCTCGCAGGGCAACGTCGCCCGCATCGCGGTCGTCGTCGACGTCCGCGGCCGGCGCTTCTTCGACAACCTCCGCGAGTCCCTCGCCGAGCTGGAGTCGAAGAACGTCACGCGGCGCATCGTCTTCCTGGAGTCCTCCGACGAGGCCCTGGTGCGCCGCTTCGAGTCGGTCCGCCGCCCCCACCCGCTCCAGGGCGACGGCCGCATCGTCGACGGCATCGCCGCCGAGCGCGACCTGCTGCGCGAGCTGCGCGGCGACGCCGACCTCGTCATCGACACCTCCAGCCTCAACGTGCACGAGCTGCGCGCCAAGATGGACGCCTCGTTCGCGGGCGAGGAGGAGCCCGAGCTGCGGGCCACCGTCATGTCCTTCGGCTTCAAGTACGGGCTCCCGGTCGACGCCGACCTCGTCGTCGACATGCGCTTCCTGCCGAACCCCCACTGGGTCCCCGAGCTGCGCCAGTACACCGGCCTGAACGAGGAGGTGGCGGCGTACGTCTTCAACCAGCCCGGCGCCAAGGAGTTCCTCGACCGGTACGCCGAGCTGCTCCAGCTCATCGCCGCGGGCTACCGCCGCGAGGGCAAGCGTTACGTGACGATCGCGGTCGGCTGCACGGGCGGCAAGCACCGCTCGGTGGCCATGTCGGAGAAGCTCGCGGCACGCCTGGCCTCCGAGGGCGTGGAGACCGTCATGGTCCACCGGGACATGGGGCGCGAGTGA
- the uvrC gene encoding excinuclease ABC subunit UvrC, translating to MADPSSYRPKPGQIPDAPGVYKFRDEHRRVIYVGKAKSLRQRLASYFQDLANLHPRTRSMVTTAASVEWTVVNNEVEALQLEYSWIKEFDPRFNVKYRDDKSYPYLAVTMNEKFPRVQVMRGHKKKGVRYFGPYGHAWAIRDTVDLLLRAFPVRTCSAGVFKNATRTGRPCLLGYIGKCSAPCVERVTPEDHRELAEDFCDFMAGRTGTYIRRLERQMADAAEEMEYERAARLRDDIDALKKAMEKSAVVLADATDADLIALAEDELEAAVQIFHVRGGRVRGQRGWVTDKVEAVTSGDLVEHALQQLYGEETGDAVPKEVLVPALPDPLEPVQEWLTERRGANVSLRIPQRGDKKALMETVARNAQQSLVLHKTKRASDLTTRSRALEEIAAALELDSAPLRIECYDISHLQGDDVVASMVVFEDGLARKSEYRRFQIKGFEGQDDVRSMHEVITRRFKRYISDKERTGEWSEEGADPESGEVPASGLTEEDGRPKRFAYPPQLVVVDGGQPQVAAAQRALDELGIDDIAVCGLAKRLEEVWVPTEEDPVILPRTSEGLYLLQRVRDEAHRFAITYQRAKRAKRFKAGPLDEVPGLGDARKRTLIKHFGSVKRLRSATIDQICEVPGIGRKTAEAIVAAFARAAPAAPAVNMATGEIMEDEEPTSAGASGSAVEMPAPADIFGGEDEEPVTAGPSGSADEEPVTAGAAEERRGQQT from the coding sequence ATGGCCGACCCTTCCAGCTACCGCCCCAAGCCGGGACAGATCCCCGACGCCCCGGGGGTCTACAAATTCCGCGACGAGCACCGCCGGGTGATCTACGTCGGGAAGGCCAAGAGCCTGCGCCAGCGCCTGGCCAGCTACTTCCAGGACCTGGCGAACCTGCACCCCCGCACCCGCTCCATGGTGACGACCGCCGCCTCCGTCGAGTGGACGGTGGTGAACAACGAGGTCGAGGCGCTCCAGCTGGAGTACTCCTGGATCAAGGAGTTCGACCCCCGGTTCAACGTCAAGTACCGCGACGACAAGAGCTATCCGTACCTCGCGGTGACGATGAACGAGAAGTTCCCGCGCGTGCAGGTGATGCGCGGCCACAAGAAGAAGGGCGTGCGCTACTTCGGCCCCTACGGCCACGCCTGGGCGATCCGCGACACCGTCGACCTCCTCCTGCGCGCCTTCCCGGTGCGCACCTGCTCCGCGGGCGTGTTCAAGAACGCCACCCGCACCGGCCGCCCCTGCCTGCTCGGCTACATCGGCAAGTGCTCGGCGCCCTGCGTGGAGCGCGTCACCCCCGAGGACCACCGCGAACTCGCCGAGGACTTCTGCGACTTCATGGCCGGCCGCACCGGGACGTACATCCGCCGCCTGGAGCGGCAGATGGCGGACGCGGCCGAGGAGATGGAGTACGAGCGCGCGGCCCGCCTGCGCGACGACATCGACGCCCTCAAGAAGGCGATGGAGAAGAGCGCCGTCGTCCTCGCCGACGCCACCGACGCGGACCTCATCGCCCTCGCCGAGGACGAGCTGGAGGCCGCCGTCCAGATCTTCCACGTCCGGGGCGGCCGCGTGCGCGGCCAGCGAGGCTGGGTCACCGACAAGGTCGAGGCGGTCACCAGCGGCGACCTCGTCGAGCACGCGCTCCAGCAGCTCTACGGCGAGGAGACCGGCGACGCCGTGCCCAAGGAGGTGCTGGTCCCGGCCCTGCCCGATCCCCTGGAGCCGGTCCAGGAGTGGCTGACGGAGCGCCGCGGTGCCAACGTCTCGTTGCGCATCCCGCAGCGCGGCGACAAGAAGGCCCTCATGGAGACCGTCGCGCGCAACGCCCAGCAGTCCCTGGTCCTGCACAAGACCAAGCGCGCCTCCGACCTCACCACCCGCTCCCGCGCCCTGGAGGAGATCGCGGCCGCCCTGGAGCTGGACAGCGCGCCCCTGCGCATCGAGTGCTACGACATCTCGCACCTCCAGGGTGACGACGTCGTGGCGTCGATGGTCGTCTTCGAGGACGGCCTCGCCAGGAAGAGCGAGTACCGCCGGTTCCAGATCAAGGGCTTCGAGGGCCAGGACGACGTCCGCTCCATGCACGAGGTGATCACGCGCCGCTTCAAGCGCTACATCTCCGACAAGGAGCGGACGGGGGAGTGGTCCGAGGAGGGAGCCGACCCGGAGAGCGGCGAGGTTCCCGCCAGCGGCCTCACCGAGGAGGACGGCCGCCCCAAGCGGTTCGCGTACCCCCCGCAGCTCGTCGTCGTCGACGGCGGCCAGCCGCAGGTGGCGGCCGCCCAGCGGGCCCTCGACGAGCTGGGCATCGACGACATCGCGGTCTGCGGCCTGGCCAAGCGCCTGGAGGAGGTCTGGGTCCCCACCGAGGAGGACCCGGTCATCCTGCCGCGCACCAGCGAGGGGCTCTATCTCCTCCAGCGCGTACGTGACGAGGCGCACCGCTTCGCCATCACCTACCAGCGCGCCAAGCGGGCCAAGCGCTTCAAGGCGGGGCCGCTGGACGAGGTGCCGGGGCTCGGCGACGCCCGCAAGCGGACGCTGATCAAGCACTTCGGTTCGGTGAAGAGACTCCGATCCGCGACAATCGACCAGATCTGCGAGGTTCCGGGCATAGGCCGCAAGACGGCTGAGGCCATCGTGGCGGCCTTCGCCCGGGCGGCACCCGCCGCCCCCGCCGTGAACATGGCGACCGGAGAGATCATGGAAGACGAGGAGCCCACCTCGGCGGGCGCCTCGGGTAGTGCGGTCGAGATGCCCGCCCCGGCGGACATCTTTGGCGGCGAGGACGAGGAACCCGTGACCGCGGGTCCCTCCGGCAGCGCAGACGAGGAGCCCGTGACCGCGGGCGCCGCAGAGGAACGACGGGGGCAGCAGACATGA
- a CDS encoding gluconeogenesis factor YvcK family protein → MKPTRRTVRLTRLGRKRGTQPKVVALGGGMGLSASLAALRRITGAGDLTAVVTVADDGGSSGRLRDELGVLPPGDLRKALAALCGDDDWGQTWARVIQHRFQSRGDLHEHAVGNLLIVALWEQLGDHVQALDLVGRLLGAQGRVLPMSAVPLELQALVKGHDPARPDDVDTVRGQATVALTPGEVQSVHVVPHDPPAVPEAVAAVLDADWVVLGPGSWFSSVIPHLLVPELLDALTETKARKVLPLNLAPQPGETDGFSPQRHLEVLARHAPKLALDVVLADEAAVPDRESLTDAAKRLGATVELAPVARPDGTPRHDPELLAAAYDRIFRMHGRIGPWR, encoded by the coding sequence GTGAAGCCGACCCGCCGGACCGTCCGCCTGACCCGTCTGGGCCGCAAGCGGGGCACCCAGCCGAAGGTGGTCGCGCTCGGCGGGGGCATGGGGCTGTCCGCCTCGCTCGCCGCGCTGCGCCGCATCACCGGGGCCGGTGACCTCACCGCCGTCGTCACGGTCGCCGACGACGGCGGCTCCAGCGGCCGCCTCCGTGACGAGCTGGGCGTGCTGCCGCCCGGTGACCTGCGCAAGGCGCTCGCCGCGCTCTGCGGCGACGACGACTGGGGCCAGACCTGGGCCCGCGTCATCCAGCACCGCTTCCAGTCCCGCGGCGACCTGCACGAGCACGCGGTCGGCAATCTCCTGATCGTCGCCCTGTGGGAGCAGCTCGGCGACCACGTCCAGGCCCTGGACCTGGTCGGCCGCCTGCTCGGCGCCCAGGGCCGGGTGCTGCCCATGTCGGCCGTCCCCCTGGAGCTCCAGGCCCTGGTCAAGGGCCACGACCCGGCCCGCCCCGACGACGTGGACACCGTCCGCGGCCAGGCCACGGTGGCCCTCACCCCGGGCGAGGTCCAGTCCGTGCACGTCGTCCCGCACGACCCGCCGGCCGTCCCCGAGGCGGTCGCCGCCGTGCTCGACGCGGACTGGGTCGTGCTCGGCCCGGGCTCCTGGTTCTCCTCGGTGATCCCGCACCTTTTGGTCCCCGAACTGCTCGACGCGCTCACCGAGACGAAGGCCCGCAAGGTCCTCCCGCTCAACCTCGCGCCGCAACCGGGAGAAACCGATGGCTTCTCTCCGCAGCGTCATTTGGAGGTTTTGGCCCGACACGCCCCTAAACTCGCCCTGGACGTGGTGCTGGCCGACGAGGCCGCCGTGCCCGACCGAGAGTCGCTGACCGATGCCGCGAAGCGGCTCGGTGCGACGGTCGAGCTGGCGCCGGTGGCCCGGCCCGACGGGACTCCGAGGCACGATCCGGAGCTCCTGGCAGCCGCGTACGACCGTATTTTTCGGATGCATGGAAGGATCGGCCCATGGCGATGA
- the gap gene encoding type I glyceraldehyde-3-phosphate dehydrogenase, whose amino-acid sequence MTIRVGINGFGRIGRNYFRALLEQGADIEIVAVNDLGDTATTAHLLKYDTILGRLKAEVSHTEDTITVDGRTIKVLSERNPADIPWGDLGVDIVIESTGIFTKKADAEKHITGGAKKVLISAPAKDEDITIVMGVNQDKYDAANHHVISNASCTTNCVAPMAKVLDENFGIVKGLMTTVHAYTNDQRILDFPHSDLRRARAAAENIIPTTTGAAKATALVLPQLKGKLDGIAMRVPVPTGSATDLVVEVSREVTKDEVNAAFKKAADDGDLKGYLFYTEDPIVSSDIVSDPASCTFDSSMTMVQDGKSVKILGWYDNEWGYSNRLVDLTVFVGGQL is encoded by the coding sequence GTGACGATCCGCGTAGGCATCAACGGCTTTGGCCGCATCGGTCGCAACTACTTCCGCGCGCTGCTCGAGCAGGGTGCGGACATCGAGATCGTGGCTGTCAACGACCTGGGTGACACCGCGACCACCGCGCACCTTCTGAAGTACGACACCATCCTGGGCCGCCTCAAGGCCGAGGTGTCGCACACCGAGGACACCATCACCGTCGACGGCCGCACCATCAAGGTGCTGTCCGAGCGCAACCCCGCGGACATCCCGTGGGGCGACCTCGGCGTCGACATCGTGATCGAGTCCACGGGCATCTTCACGAAGAAGGCCGACGCCGAGAAGCACATCACCGGCGGTGCCAAGAAGGTCCTCATCTCGGCTCCGGCCAAGGACGAGGACATCACCATCGTGATGGGCGTCAACCAGGACAAGTACGACGCGGCCAACCACCACGTCATCTCCAACGCCTCCTGCACCACCAACTGCGTGGCGCCGATGGCCAAGGTCCTCGACGAGAACTTCGGCATCGTCAAGGGCCTGATGACGACGGTCCACGCGTACACCAACGACCAGCGCATCCTGGACTTCCCGCACTCGGACCTGCGCCGCGCCCGCGCCGCCGCGGAGAACATCATCCCGACGACCACCGGCGCCGCCAAGGCCACCGCCCTGGTCCTGCCGCAGCTCAAGGGCAAGCTGGACGGCATCGCCATGCGCGTCCCGGTCCCGACGGGCTCCGCCACCGACCTGGTGGTCGAGGTCTCCCGCGAGGTCACCAAGGACGAGGTCAACGCCGCGTTCAAGAAGGCCGCCGACGACGGCGACCTGAAGGGCTACCTCTTCTACACCGAGGACCCGATCGTGTCCTCGGACATCGTCAGCGACCCGGCCTCCTGCACCTTCGACTCGTCCATGACCATGGTCCAGGACGGCAAGTCGGTGAAGATCCTCGGCTGGTACGACAACGAGTGGGGCTACTCCAACCGTCTGGTCGACCTCACGGTCTTCGTCGGCGGTCAGCTCTAA
- a CDS encoding M14 family metallopeptidase, translated as MRRRASARSILAASALLIGGLAAAPHAQASGPAKSPAADDPAAVKVYQADVTKKQIPILIKAGQDAHELAGQAPERGTGRVELYLTEGQAEAIERQGIELSEHKVSPAAEKRLKAAGDGVYRPYSGKGGLKEEIVRTGQAHPGLTKVVSIGKSLQGKDILALKLSKNAKKSKDGSKPSTLYLSNQHAREWITPEMTRRLMHHYLDNYGKDKRITKLVDSTELWFVLSANPDGYDFTHAADGERQWRKNLRDIDGDGRIAPGDGVDLNRNFAYKWGYDNEGSSPHPSSETYRGTGPMSEPETKALDRFQKRIGFEYGINYHSAAELILYGVGWQVATPTPDDVLYKALAGTPEKPAIPDYHPQVASELYTTNGEADGHAGNINGIPMFTPEMSTCQTASNVDPGDAWRPEDCASIFTFPDDEKLIQQEFAKNVPFALAVAETALHPDQPVSVSGIEAPDFTPDTFSTSYARGGDQEVAVTARKSVRGKELNYRINGGRTHDEKLKAWKGGETYGGEDNLHFDQYRAEVEGARAGDKVEVWFTGRTKKGRTQSEHFTYTVAERPKGSALVVAEEGAPAAQTKKYIDALKANGRSAAVWDVAERGAPHPLGVLSHFSVVVHPTGDPVPGAPTQLALRAYLNEGGNLIESGERTGGDVDLGEALTDDFAQYYLGAYERLPAPGVKSFKGSGALGRVNTPLADAGANPLDKAGRFTVTSDNLPARQFPQFKSAAAGSYPGLTNPYAPYEGQGMASATHADRDYKRLTRTLDLTGVPAADKPELRLALNWSLEPGYDHGLLEARTPGADDWTTLPDRNGNSRATVPAECAAGFLLNGHPFLRHYLTLGAGGCTATGSSGSWNSFTGSSGGWKPVAFDLSAYAGKKVEVSLASVTDPSSGGRGLFADKAQLVIGGDVKETEGFETSLGSWKVSPPPAGSPNITGDWSSSGELYKPYAAVTARDSVLLGFGLEHVPGSAERTALMGASLAHLRS; from the coding sequence ATGAGACGAAGAGCGAGCGCGAGGTCGATCCTCGCCGCGAGCGCACTGCTCATCGGCGGTCTCGCCGCCGCGCCGCACGCCCAGGCGAGCGGACCCGCGAAATCCCCGGCCGCCGACGACCCGGCGGCCGTGAAGGTCTACCAGGCCGACGTCACCAAGAAGCAGATACCGATCCTGATCAAGGCGGGCCAGGACGCCCACGAACTCGCCGGACAGGCCCCCGAGCGCGGCACCGGCCGCGTCGAGCTGTATCTGACCGAGGGCCAGGCCGAGGCGATCGAGCGCCAGGGCATCGAACTCAGCGAGCACAAGGTGTCCCCGGCCGCGGAGAAGAGGCTCAAGGCCGCGGGCGACGGCGTCTACCGCCCGTACAGCGGAAAGGGCGGCCTCAAGGAGGAGATCGTCAGGACCGGGCAGGCCCACCCCGGCCTCACCAAGGTCGTCTCCATCGGCAAGAGCCTTCAGGGCAAGGACATCCTCGCCCTGAAACTCTCCAAGAACGCCAAGAAGTCCAAGGACGGCTCCAAGCCGTCCACGCTCTACCTGTCCAACCAGCACGCACGCGAGTGGATCACCCCCGAGATGACCCGCCGCCTGATGCACCACTACCTCGACAACTACGGCAAGGACAAGCGCATCACCAAGCTGGTGGACTCCACCGAGCTGTGGTTCGTGCTCTCCGCCAACCCCGACGGCTACGACTTCACGCACGCCGCCGACGGGGAGCGCCAGTGGCGCAAGAACCTCCGCGACATCGACGGCGACGGCCGGATCGCCCCCGGCGACGGCGTCGACCTCAACCGCAACTTCGCCTACAAGTGGGGCTACGACAACGAGGGTTCGTCCCCCCACCCCTCCTCGGAGACCTACCGCGGCACGGGACCCATGTCCGAGCCCGAGACCAAGGCGCTCGACCGCTTCCAGAAGCGGATCGGCTTCGAGTACGGCATCAACTACCACTCCGCGGCCGAACTGATCCTCTACGGAGTGGGCTGGCAGGTCGCCACGCCCACCCCGGACGACGTGCTCTACAAGGCACTCGCGGGCACCCCCGAGAAGCCCGCGATACCCGACTACCACCCGCAGGTCGCCTCCGAGCTGTACACCACCAACGGCGAGGCCGACGGTCACGCGGGCAACATCAACGGCATCCCGATGTTCACCCCCGAGATGTCCACCTGCCAGACCGCCTCGAACGTAGACCCGGGCGACGCCTGGAGGCCCGAGGACTGCGCGTCCATCTTCACCTTCCCCGACGACGAGAAGCTGATCCAGCAGGAGTTCGCGAAGAACGTCCCCTTCGCGCTCGCCGTCGCCGAGACGGCACTCCACCCGGACCAGCCGGTCTCCGTCAGCGGCATCGAGGCTCCGGACTTCACCCCGGACACCTTCTCCACCTCGTACGCACGCGGCGGCGACCAGGAAGTCGCCGTCACCGCCCGCAAGTCCGTGCGCGGCAAGGAGCTGAACTACCGGATCAACGGCGGCCGCACGCACGACGAGAAACTCAAGGCCTGGAAGGGCGGCGAGACCTACGGCGGTGAGGACAACCTCCACTTCGACCAGTACCGCGCCGAGGTCGAGGGCGCCCGCGCGGGCGACAAGGTGGAGGTGTGGTTCACCGGCCGCACCAAGAAGGGACGTACCCAGAGCGAGCACTTCACGTACACCGTCGCCGAGCGCCCGAAGGGGAGCGCGCTCGTCGTCGCCGAGGAAGGCGCCCCGGCCGCCCAGACCAAGAAGTACATCGACGCCCTGAAGGCCAACGGACGCTCCGCCGCCGTCTGGGACGTCGCCGAGCGAGGTGCTCCGCACCCGCTGGGCGTCCTGTCGCACTTCTCCGTAGTCGTGCACCCCACCGGCGACCCCGTCCCCGGCGCACCCACCCAACTCGCCCTGCGCGCCTACCTCAACGAGGGCGGCAATCTCATCGAGTCCGGCGAGCGCACCGGCGGGGACGTCGACCTGGGCGAGGCCCTGACCGACGACTTCGCGCAGTACTACCTCGGCGCCTACGAACGTCTGCCCGCCCCCGGCGTCAAGAGCTTCAAGGGCAGCGGCGCGCTCGGCCGGGTGAACACCCCGCTCGCCGACGCCGGCGCCAACCCGCTGGACAAGGCCGGCCGCTTCACCGTCACCTCCGACAACCTGCCCGCCAGGCAATTCCCGCAGTTCAAGAGCGCCGCCGCGGGCTCCTACCCCGGCCTCACCAACCCGTACGCGCCCTACGAGGGCCAGGGCATGGCCTCGGCCACCCACGCCGACCGGGACTACAAGCGGCTCACCCGCACCCTCGACCTGACCGGCGTCCCGGCCGCCGACAAGCCCGAGCTGAGGCTGGCCCTCAACTGGAGCCTGGAGCCCGGATACGACCACGGGCTGCTCGAAGCCCGCACCCCGGGCGCCGACGACTGGACGACGCTGCCCGACAGGAACGGCAACTCCCGGGCCACCGTGCCCGCCGAGTGCGCCGCCGGGTTCCTCCTCAACGGCCACCCCTTCCTGCGCCACTACCTGACGCTCGGGGCGGGCGGCTGCACGGCCACCGGCAGCAGCGGCTCCTGGAACAGCTTCACGGGTTCCTCCGGCGGCTGGAAGCCCGTCGCCTTCGACCTGAGCGCCTACGCGGGCAAGAAGGTCGAGGTCTCCCTCGCCTCCGTCACCGACCCCTCCAGCGGGGGGCGCGGCCTCTTCGCCGACAAGGCGCAGCTGGTCATCGGCGGCGATGTCAAGGAGACCGAGGGATTCGAGACCTCGCTCGGCTCCTGGAAGGTCTCCCCGCCCCCGGCCGGGAGCCCCAATATCACAGGCGACTGGAGCAGCTCCGGGGAGCTGTACAAGCCCTACGCGGCGGTTACAGCGCGTGACAGCGTGCTCCTCGGCTTCGGCCTGGAGCACGTGCCCGGAAGTGCGGAAAGAACCGCTCTTATGGGCGCCTCCCTGGCACATTTGCGCAGCTGA